A window of the Gorilla gorilla gorilla isolate KB3781 chromosome 8, NHGRI_mGorGor1-v2.1_pri, whole genome shotgun sequence genome harbors these coding sequences:
- the DKK1 gene encoding dickkopf-related protein 1 precursor (The RefSeq protein has 1 substitution compared to this genomic sequence): MMALGAAGATRVFVALVAVALGGHPLLGVSATLNSVLNSNAIKNLPPPLGGAAGHPASAVSAAPGILYPGGNKYQTIDNYQPYPCAEDEECGTDEYCASPTRGGDAGVQICLACRKRRKRCMRHAMCCPGNYCKNGICVSSDQNHFRGEIEETITESFGNDHSTLDGYSRRTTLSSKMYHTKGQEGSVCLRSSDCATGLCCARHFWSKICKPVLKEGQVCTKHRRKGSHGLEIFQRCYCGEGLSCRIQKDHHQASNSSRLHTCQRH; encoded by the exons ATGATGGCTCTGGGCGCAGCGGGAGCTACCCGGGTCTTTGTCGCGCTGGTAGCGGTGGCTCTCGGCGGCCACCCTCTGCTGGGAGTGAGCGCCACCTTGAACTCGGTTCTCAATTCCAACGCTATCAAGAACCTGCCCCCACCGCTGGGCGGCGCTGCGGGGCACCCAGGCTCTGCAGTCAGCGCCGCGCCGGGAATTCTGTACCCGGGCGGGAATAAGTACCAGACCATTGACAACTACCAG CCGTACCCGTGCGCAGAGGACGAGGAGTGCGGCACTGATGAGTACTGCGCTAGTCCCACCCGCGGAGGGGACGCGGGCGTGCAAATCTGTCTCGCCTGCAGGAAGCGCCGAAAACGCTGCATGCGTCACGCTATGTGCTGCCCCGGGAATTACTGCAAAAATG GAATATGTGTGTCTTCTGATCAAAATCATTTCCGAGGAGAAATTGAGGAAACCATCACTGAAAGCTTTGGTAATGATCATAGCACCTTGGATGGGTATTCCAGAAGAACCACCTTGTCTTCAAAAATGTATCACACCAAAG GACAAGAAGGTTCTGTCTGTCTCCGGTCATCAGACTGTGCCACAGGATTGTGTTGTGCTAGACACTTCTGGTCCAAGATCTGTAAACCTGTCCTGAAAGAAGGTCAAGTGTGTACCAAGCATAGGAGAAAAGGCTCTCATGGACTAGAAATATTCCAGCGTTGTTACTGCGGAGAAGGTCTGTCTTGCCGGATACAGAAAGATCACCATCAAGCCAGTAATTCTTCTAGGCTTCACACTTGTCAGAGACACTAA
- the DKK1 gene encoding dickkopf-related protein 1 isoform X1, producing MMALGAAGATRVFVALVAVALGGHPLLGVSATLNSVLNSNAIKNLPPPLGGAAGHPGSAVSAAPGILYPGGNKYQTIDNYQPYPCAEDEECGTDEYCASPTRGGDAGVQICLACRKRRKRCMRHAMCCPGNYCKNGICVSSDQNHFRGEIEETITESFGNDHSTLDGYSRRTTLSSKMYHTKGQEGSVCLRSSDCATGLCCARHFWSKICKPVLKEGQVCTKHRRKGSHGLEIFQRCYCGEGEFHISSFV from the exons ATGATGGCTCTGGGCGCAGCGGGAGCTACCCGGGTCTTTGTCGCGCTGGTAGCGGTGGCTCTCGGCGGCCACCCTCTGCTGGGAGTGAGCGCCACCTTGAACTCGGTTCTCAATTCCAACGCTATCAAGAACCTGCCCCCACCGCTGGGCGGCGCTGCGGGGCACCCAGGCTCTGCAGTCAGCGCCGCGCCGGGAATTCTGTACCCGGGCGGGAATAAGTACCAGACCATTGACAACTACCAG CCGTACCCGTGCGCAGAGGACGAGGAGTGCGGCACTGATGAGTACTGCGCTAGTCCCACCCGCGGAGGGGACGCGGGCGTGCAAATCTGTCTCGCCTGCAGGAAGCGCCGAAAACGCTGCATGCGTCACGCTATGTGCTGCCCCGGGAATTACTGCAAAAATG GAATATGTGTGTCTTCTGATCAAAATCATTTCCGAGGAGAAATTGAGGAAACCATCACTGAAAGCTTTGGTAATGATCATAGCACCTTGGATGGGTATTCCAGAAGAACCACCTTGTCTTCAAAAATGTATCACACCAAAG GACAAGAAGGTTCTGTCTGTCTCCGGTCATCAGACTGTGCCACAGGATTGTGTTGTGCTAGACACTTCTGGTCCAAGATCTGTAAACCTGTCCTGAAAGAAGGTCAAGTGTGTACCAAGCATAGGAGAAAAGGCTCTCATGGACTAGAAATATTCCAGCGTTGTTACTGCGGAGAAG GTGAGTTTCATATTTCAAGTTTTGTTTAA